The sequence below is a genomic window from Planctomycetia bacterium.
GTACGGGTAAAACGGCGCCTGCTGAGAAGTCAGACGATTGGCATGGAGAAACTCCACGCGGAATCCGCGCCCGGCGACGAGATTCGCGGCGATCTCGCCATGTTCGTAGCTACGCGGCAGATCCGATGGCGCCCAAAGCAACTGCACCGCCAACAGCCGCACCGCCAGCGCAAAGACGAACAACGTTACGCCTGGACGCTCTATCAGGAATCGCTTGAAAACATTCATCCGTAAGGATTTTTGGACGATCGTTGGAGTCGTGAGTGCCAAAGCAGACAACGCACGTTGGCCAACCCTTTCTTCGCCATCTCGCCCCTCTGCGCCTCCGCGGTTCGAATGGCTTCGCCCTCTCAGTGTTCTCTGTGGTGAATCACTGGGTCGGACTTTGCTTCAGGAATTCATACCGATCGCCTGCGCGCAGCGTGCGGTTCTCGGTCGAAGACTGATCGTAGATCGCCACGCCGCCGGCGCCGATGACTTCGAATCCGTTTCCTTCGACCACGAGCGCCGTGCCTTCGTCAATGCCTAATCCCAAGAGCTGCGGGAACGCTTGTTTGAGCGCGGTCATGTCAGCAAAACGATTGCGTTCCGTAAAGTGTTGATCGATCGCCGCGCCGCGCAGGAAGCCGAAGCCGCGTTCGTAGCCTTCGTACATCATTTCCAGGTTGCCAAGCGGATTGCCGCGGACCAGATAATCGCCTTGGATGGTGGCGCCGGCGGACGATCCGGCAATCACGCCTCCGCGAGCCAACACCGCGTGGAAGCGATCCACGACCGGCGTATCGAGATACAAATCGACCAATCGCCATTGCCGTCCGCCGCTGAACCACACGCCGCGCGCGTCGTCGAGCAACTTGAGCTGTGCCGCGTCGAAGCATTGCGCGCGTTCGGCCAAATGAAACACGCGCACGTTATTGGCGCCGGCCTCGCGCAACATCGCGACGAAGTCCGAATCGTCCGGCGGGTTGCCTTCCAACGCCCCTGGCACGACGACCAACGGAGCGTCGGGTCCGCCGGCTCGCTCGATGAAGAGCGGAATCGTCTCCTGGGGCAGCGGGCCGCCGCCGATGATCAGCAGGCTGCCGCCGGGGAGCGACGGATCCACCGACTGCGCTGACGGAAACGCTGGCGCCACGCGAGCAAGCGCCGCGCGCTGGCAGGCGACGAGGTCGAGTTGTTGGCCTGCCCGCAGGGTTTCCGTGCGTGCCGGCCGCGTGCTAGATGGATTCCAACAGAATGTTACGAACGAATCGCCGATGACGGTCATCATACGGCCCTGCACGACAAGGGCTGTTCCTTCATCGATGCCGACGCCGAAACAATTTGGATTCCACGCGAGCGCTTGCCACAATCGCGTCGCGCGATTGCGGGCGAGAAAATGCTGATCGACGATCGCCCCAGGCAGCAGGTCGAAGCCGGCCGCCATTTCCGGGCGCGGGTTCCCGCCGGCGATCATCACGCGCGACATGATCGCTGCACCGGCCGACGTGCCGCCGATGGTGCCGCCGCGCGCCAGAAGCGCGGCGAGTTCGCGCTCTACGGTCGTTCCCAGATAGGCTTCCGCAAGGCGCGATTGATCGCCGCCGCCGATCCAGACCGCGGTGGCCGCGCGCAACGGGGCAATGAATGCTTCCTGATCAGCGACATTGCGGTCGCGTGTATGCAATCGCTCAACTTGTGCGGCGCCGAGCGATTGCCACGGCTCCATAGCGACTTCCGAAGGCGGCTCATCGGCCGATTCCGATGCGGTCGGAATCACGACGATCCGAGCCTGTTTCCCGCCCGCCAACCGGAAGAAGGCGCCGTAGACTTCGCTAGGCAAGTCGCCGCCGCCGCAGATGACCAGGTTGCCGGCCACTGCCCGAGGAGCATCCTCCGCATGTGCTGAGGCTGTAGCGCCAGTAATCAGCACGCAAACGCCGAGTGCGATCCGTCGCAGCGACTTGCTCATCATTCGTCGCTCATCAATTCATCGGCCGGAATCGCTAACAAGCGTCGCGATTCCTGGAGCAGGAACTCCGCGTCGGTGAACGGTTCGAAGCTGATGTCCTGCCAGCGCATCAGGCCGTTCCCGTCGATCAGAAACGTGCCGTGCAATGGAGCGTCTTCAAAATCGTCGAAGGCTCGGTAGCGGCGAAACACGCCCTGCCTGGCGTCGGAGAACAGCGGGAAGGGGAACCCGCCTTCCGTCGTGCAAGCGGCGAGCGATTTTTCCAGATCCAATTCTTCATCGGTGCTAATCGCCACCAGCTCGATGCCGGCCTCGCGGAATTTCGCCGTCAAAGGAGCAAACTTGTTCAACTGCTCGACGCAATGCAGGCAGCCGTACCCGAGGTAGAAAACGACCACGACCGGCCGACCACGGTAATCTGATAACGACACCGCGCGGCCGTCCGGCGCGACGAGCGTCCAATCTGGCGCGGGCGAGGGCCGCCATGTGAATGGTCCCAGCGACGCCAACTCCGGCCGCTCGCCGACGTCTTCCTTCGCCGCGGCAGGTACGCGCCAATCTTCCGCAAAGCCGAGCTCACGCGCGATCGGCGTCAATCGTTGGAATGGCGGAAAATCCAAATCGATGTGTGCTGAGATCTCGCGCAGCTTGTTGAATGCTTCGCCAGCGTCGGCGGCTTTCCCGGCGGCATGCAGGATGTAAACCTGATTCGCCAGCGGTTGCACTTGCCGTTCGTGTTCACTCGCGTCGGCGGTCGCGAGTTCGACAGCCTTGTCCGACTTGCCGGCGGCCAAGTAAAGACGTGCCAACCGATCACGAGGTACATCCTTCGCCGCATTCAATAATGCCAGGGCCAACTCCGGTCGCTCCTCCCCCAAGTCATGCATGCCCCATAATTCCAGCAGCGCGTTCCTCAGTGGATTGATCCGTCCGTCGTGCCCTTCTTCGGCCTGCTTGCGGGCTTCGGCGATTTTCTCCGGCGTTTGCTTTTCCTCGGTCGCCTTGCGGACTGCCTCCGCGCCGTCCTTATAGCGGGCGTTCGCTTCGTCGCGAAGCCGCGTTTCCAAGTCGTCGATGATCTTTCCGCCTGCTTCATTGCGCCCCAGCGAGAAATTGGCTACGCCCAGGGCGCGCAGGCTTTTGACCTGATCCGCCTGATCGTCGATCGGCTCCAGATACATCGTCTCCGATAGCGTCACCAACTCCTCCCACTGCTCAAAGCGCGACAACGACTGCAACAGCCGCTCGCGGCCGAGCGACGCGCTCGTACCTCCCTTGGTGGGCAGGTTGTATTTCGGATGCCGCGGCGAAGTGAGCATGTTCTTGGCCAGGCGAATCGCGTCATGAACGCGCCCAACGAACAGCAAATCGCGGATCAGCCATTCGCTATTGTGCGCGTAGTTGTGAATCTGATCCGGCAACACGCGATCGCGCATCATGTATTCGTGATCCACTCGGTTCGAAGCTTCCTGCTGCCAGGCGGCGTCGTCGTAGCGCTTGAGGCCAGAGAAAATATGGCCCGGCATGTGCCACATGTGCGCGATCGCGGGAGACGATTGCCCGCACCGCGCAGCCGAGGTCAGCGCTCGTTCGGATTTCTCGCCGTCCCAGAGATGAATGCGATAGTGATGCACAGGATGCATCGGTTCGGCCGCGAGCACTTCGCGGATCAACGAGTTTACCGCCTCGTGCGATGACAGCGGCCAGCCGTTGTCTTTGTTTTGCCAGATCAATACGGCGAGGAACGCCTTGGCCTCAACGTCGTCCGGAAAATCGTTGATGATCGTTTCATACGCGCGCACGAGGTCGCGCCGCCGGTCTTTGTTGCTCTTGTCGCCGTCGGCATAATAGGCGGCCAGCGAATCAATCCACTGCCGCTCGCGCGGACTGGCAGGTTCCTTCCGCTCGACCGCTTCCTTGATCAGCGACTTGGCGCGTTTTTCGTTGTTGATGTTCGCCATTGCCAGACCCCAGTAGGCCATGGCGCATTGCGGATCGAGCCTGGCAGCCTGGCGGAACGAACGCTCCGCCTCGAAATACCAGAAGCCATGCAACTGGCCGACGCCCTGATCGAAGAATTGCTGCGCCTCGGGCGACGCGGTCGTCACCGCAAAGTGGCAGCGCCCGGTTCCGCCCATCAATCGCGCCGCCTGACGCGGCCCGTCGTTAAACGCCTCGCCATGCGCGGAATGCCCCGCCGCCGGCCCAGGCTGATCCGCCGGTGTTGCGGCCTCGGTCGGCGCTTGTGTTTCGGCCGCTGGCTCGTCCGCAAGGCAAAGCGGCGCGGCGAAAAACGCGAACAAGATGCTAGCAAACGGCAAGTACCGACAACGAACGTCCATCGGGCAGGCCTACGGGGAAGGAACAAGCGCGGCGGGGTGGATGGCCCCATTGTAGTCGATGGAAGTTGACTACGGGAACCTGCCCAATTTGGATGCAATCCAGCCCGGACGGGTAGTTCCAGCGGTCGCTTTCAGTTCGCCGGAAGATGCCGGTCGGCGAAGTTGAGGTATTGCTCCCAGTCGTAGGGGAGTACGGCGTGTTCGCCGGTGCGCAGGTGATAGCCGATGGTCTCGCCGACGGGCTTGTCGACCGGCGGAGGAGCCGTGACGCCAAGACCGGTCTTACCGAGGAGTGCGTACACGAGTTCTGCGTTCACGGCGGAAAGAAACTCTCCTTTGGGATCGGCCCATTGGTCGTCGCTGGCGCTGGCAATGTAGACCGGGCGCGGGGCGATCAACGCGATCAACTCATGCTGGTCGAAGGGCAGGTCGTCTTCGCGGTTGTTGAATTGCTTATATGCAGTACAAAACCAATGCGGGAATGACGTGTTGATCCGCCCGACAGTCTCGCCGAAGCGCCGGCGGGAAATCGCCGCGCCCCCTTCGCCGGAATTATTGGACACGCAGAGGGCGAATCGCTCGTCATTGGCCGCGGCCCAGAGCGCCGTTTTGCCGAGGCGTGAATGTCCCATGATGGCCACGCGACGGGCGTCGATGTCGCCGTCAGTCTCCAGGTAATCAAGGACGCGACTCAGCCCCCAGGCCCAGGCGGCGATGGCGCCCCAGTCATCGTCGCGAAATTTGGTGATCGGTTGCGCAGCGGGCGTGGCGGTCGCCTTGCCATCGACGGGAAACACAGAGCGGACGCCATCGCGCCAGCCCTCTTCGTGATCCGGTTCGATGTCCCCATAGTACACGGACGCCAACGCGTAGCCGCGCTCGATCACGCGTTCGACCATCCAGTTGTCGGTTTGCGTACCGCGCGAAGCATCGGTGGCGCGGTTGCCGTCGGTCGCGACTCCTTCGCGCACCCAGCGGTCGGTAATTCGGATCGCCGGATCGCGGCAAACGACCTGATTGCCGGAAAAGTTGAGCCCCAGAAACGCCGGCGCCGGACCGGTTCGCTTGTTCGGCACGTACAGCAACAACCGCAGACGCGGCCCGTTCGGCTGCTTCGTTAAGTGAATCGTGATCTGCTTCCGCGTCGCCGCGCCGCCGAAGGCTTGTTGGCTCGATTCCTCGAGTTCGTAGCGAACGTCCGTCGGGCGTCCCGGAGCGCGGCCGTACATCTTGGAGCTGAACAACTCCAGCAATTCCGGCCGTCGTACCTCGCGCCACCTTTTCGCTGAATCAACCGCCTTACCGTCGGCGGCCACCAAAGGATCAGGCAATGTGTAGCTCGGCACCGCGGCTTCGTCGTAGTTGGCCTTGAACTCTTGGGCGGACGCGGAAGCCGTCATACACAACGCCAGGAGGAGAATTGAATAGCGAAGGGAACGCGCGGGCGAGATCACGATCGATCGGCTTTCGTTGGGAATACGATGAAGGAAATCCAAGTGCAAACATCTCGCATCAAACTCGCCCGCCGGGTGCTCGATACATCGGGCGTACCCGGCGGGCGGCGATGGCGATGGGACGTTCCACAAGCTTAGCTCATCCGACCTAGCGACCCGGACCCGGCAGCTTGGAGAGGTCGATTTCCAGTTTAGCGCCCTGCATTTCCTCGAACTGCTTCTTCTGGGCCTCGTCCACAACCGCCCACAGGCCGTCGTCCCGGCTCTTGATCATTTCGGCGATCTTCGCGTCCCGTTCGGTTTCGGACAGACTCTGGAAATCCTGGAACGAATCGCGCGATTTGCTCCGGCTCTCGGCCAGCGATTGCTGCAACTTCTGTTTTTGCTCGTCGGTGACTTTCAACGACTCGGCGACCGCGTCGTCGGTCAGCGCCACGGCGCCGTTGGCTTGCAAATAGATTTCATGCGCGCGCTTCCGCTGCGTTTCGTCCAACAATTCGTTGAACTCTTTCGTGAACTCTGCGTTCAGCAACGCGATTTCCTTGAACATCTTGTCGAAATCGCCATTGGCGTCTTCGCGGGCGGCGCGACGTTCATCGCTCAGGTCCGTGTTCAGCGTGGTGACTTTGCCTTTCTGTTCGTCCGTCAATTTGAGGTCGGCCTGGACTTCGTCCAACTGGGCCAACTGCACGGACGTGATCACGCCGAACAACCGCGTGAAACCACGCCGCTGGGCCGAGGCCGAGGACGACGTAGCAGTCCATAATGCCACGGCGACAACGCTCACCACGGCAACTCTCAGGGATCGATACATGGCTCTTCCTTTCCGCGTGCCGAGGCACGTCGCGAGACAAGGGAACAGGTCTAACGCTCACCGCTCGCCAGGAACGATGGGCAGCGCGCCGGTATTCTAAGGGACCCGGAACCGGCAATTCCAGTAGCGCGGCGTGATTTGTCGCGTTCCGGCGTGCACTTTCCGGTTCAACGAACGCCAAGGCGCCGGTTGATGTGTTCCTCGAGGTAGGCGAACGCCGCCGTTTCGCTCGCGCCGCCAGTCTTGGCGACGGGCGAAGACAAACGCGCCATTTCGGCACGAATCTCGGCATCCGGCAGAATGCCCACGCGCGTCGCCAGAATCGCCGCCTCCAGTACCGCATGCTTGGCTCGGTTGAAGCCGAAGAACTCCCGCTGCACGCCCCGTCCCACGACTTCGGCCTCCACCTCAGCCCGGTCGTGGCGATCATCAATGGAACGGACGCGAAACGCGTACCACCGGCAGGCGTCGCTCAGGATCATGCCGTCTACGAATTCCGCCGCGCGCATCGCAGGCAGCGGCCCGGCGTCGCCGATCGCGCGACGCGCCAGCAATTCAACGTCGTCCGTGACGTGAAACACGCCTTCGCCTTGCCGTTTCAAATTGGCGAATGTCGTCGAAGATTGAAACGGTCGCAGCAGTAGCCGATCCATCGTCACGTCGACGATCGGCCCCATCGGCGCAAGATTCACCGTGCGATCAGCGTTGAACGTCGTTACCAGGCCTTCCAGGATCAGGGGCATAGGGATTGATCCAACACTACGACTAGAACGTCACCGGTCGACTGGGAAGTTCGGCCGCGGATCGCTCCGGCGGCGCGAGTTCGCGTGACGGTAAAACCGAACCAGCGATAGGGACGCCCGCCAGTTCCAGAAAATTACGCAGCAGCGCGTAACCGTGATCGGTCAGAATCGACTCCGGGTGAAACTGCACGCCGAAAATCGGCAATTCGCGATGTTCCAGGCCCATGATCGTGCCGTCCTCCGCGCGAGCCGTGACGCGCAACGCTTCCGGCAGCGACTCTTCGTCGACGGTCAGGGAATGATAACGCCCCACGTTCAAGGGACTTGGAATCGATCGGAAAACGCCGGTTCCATCATGGGTGATGCGCGACGTCCGGCCATGCATTGGCGTCGGAGCGCGCTCAATCTTGCTACCGAGTGCCGCCGCGATCGTTTGATGTCCCAGGCAAACGCCAAGGATTGGCAGTTCTCTGTGCAGCTCGCGCACCAACTCCAGCGATGCCCCCGCCTCGCTGGGCGAACAGGGGCCAGGCGAAAACACTAGCGCGGCCGGCGCCAAGCGGCGCACTTCCGCGACGTCGACGGCGTCATTCCGCACCACGCGCGTCGGCGCGCCGAGCCGTTCGAAATACCGGGCCAGGTTGAAGACGAAGCTGTCGTAGTTGTCGATCAGCAAAATCATGTCGCCATGAATTGTCCCGGACCTACCCGGCGCCGCAAAGTGCCCAGCAGTCGAAACGCCTCCCAGCTCCGTATCACCAATGCGAGGCGGTCTCTTTCGCTGTGAGTCGCCAAGGTAGTTTGTCGGGCCTATCCTATGCCGTGGCAACAGGTTATGATCGAAGTTTCGGGCCACGCTGACGGGATTCTCCGTCGAAATACCGGGATCGCCACCGTCATGTCGGAAACCAGTCGGGATATCTCGCTCCGCGAATTTCAGCAGTTAATCCGCGAGATGTACCTGGAAAAAGACCTGGCGCGCGGGGTCGATGGGACGTTCATGTGGCTGATGGAGGAAGTCGGCGAGTTGGCCAGTGCGCTCCGCGAAGGCACGCACGAGGAGCGGATGGGCGAATTCGCCGACGTCTTCGCCTGGCTGACGACGATCGCGAACGTGGTAGGCGTCGACCTCAACGACGCCGTCGCCCGCAAGTACGGCGACGGTTGCCCCGGCTGCGGACGGTTGATCTGCACGTGCGACATGGCGGAGAAGCCATGAGTCGAAGTCCTTTTCGAGTCACGCCGCGATTCAGCGCGCTAGTCCTGTGCGCGATGCTGCTATGCGTCCGTCACGCGTCGAGCTTTGCCGCCGAGGCAGCGGCCTTTCCTCGCGTGACAGAAGTTCGCGTAGGCATCGCGAGCGCCTATCAAGCGGGACGTTGGACGCCGGTGGTCGTGACGCTCGAAGGCGGCGCCGATGATTTCGCCGGGCAGTTCTTCCTGACCACAGTTGATGGCGACGGCGCACCGTATCGGGTGCCAGCATTCGCACAATCGCCCGCTTCGGCAGATGGCCGGCGCGAACTCATCTTTTATTTCCGTCCGGCCGCGTTGGACAACGAACTCGGCCTGCAGATGGTCCACGCCGACGGCAGCCTGCGGAACGAAGCGTTCTCCATCGACGACGAACGCGCCACCTTGCGCGTGCCGCGGGCAATGCCGGCGAATGAACGCCTCGTGGTCAGCGTCGGCCCGCCGCTCGGACTGACGACCGCCTTTGCACAGTCGCAAGACCTAACCGGCGGGACGCGGCCGATCGAGCTAGCGCAAGTCACGGACTTACCGGCGCATGCGCTCGGTTGGGACGGTATCGACACACTGTTCGTGAATACAGAAGATGCGGCGTTGAACGCCACTTGGACGCGACAACCGGAGCGCGCCGAAGCCCTCGCCACCTGGGTCCGGCAAGGCGGACGGCTGGTCCTGCCCATCGGTCGCGAAGCGGAAACTCTGCTTGGCGCGGAGCACCCGCTGGCGCAATTCATCCCCGGCCAATACGCCGGGCAAGTGGCGTTACTGGCATCGCAAACCAGTGTTTGGGAAGACTACGCGGCGTCGCCGCAACCACTCCCGCCGTTGCGTACGGCAACGGGCGAGGAAAGGCTCCAAGTTCCTAACGTGACAGGGCTGCGGGGCAAAGTAGAAACGCCGACCAATCTCGGCGCAGGACAGCCGCCACTCGTGGTTCGACTTCCCCATGGGTTGGGTGAAGTCGTCTACGTAGCGGCCGACTTGAGCCAACCGCCATTCGCCAAGTGGAGCGGGCGCAACAATCTCCTGCGCCGCTTCACGCGTAGCGCCCTGATGGGCGAGTCCATCGCCGGCAACACCGGCAATCGCACGGCGATCCAGCAAGATCTCGTCGAGCAATTGCGCCGCGCACTCGACGATTTTCCCGGCGTCAGCCTGGCGCCGTTTCTGTGGGTGACGATGTTGGTCGTAGGCTACGTGGCGCTTGTGGGCCCGGGCGACTACGGCTTCCTGCGGCGATTGACAGGGCGCATGGAATGGACCTGGTTCACTTTCCCGTTACTGGTCGTCGCGGCTAGCGCCGGTGGCTACTGGTTCGCCTGCCACTTGAAGGGCAGCCAACTGCGCGTTAACCAATTCGATATCATCGACGTCGACGGGGACGGCGCGGCGCGCGGAGTGAGCGTGGCAAACCTGTTCAGCCCCGAGGCAAATGCTTACCAATTGGCCATGCAACCGGCGCTGGGCGGCGCGTTGAAGATCGACAATCCGACGGTTCGCATGAGTGCGTTCGCGTTGGCGCCTGCGGCATTCTCCGGCGACCCGAACCGCTCGACGGTGCAGCCTTTGGCGAGCGACGCGTACGCCTTCGACCAGCAATTGGACGTGATGCAAGGCCTGCCGATGCAGATCTGGTCGTCCAAGACGGTTATGGCGGAGTGGCGGGGAACCGTGCAAAAACTCGCGTCAGCAAACCTCACGCACGGCGGCGACGGCTTGCCGGAGGGGCAGTTGACGTGGCATGCCCCGTGGGCGCTCGACGATTGCTGGCTCGTCTACGGCAACACGGTGACGCGCTTGGGACGGCTCGTCGCGAACGAACCGGCGACTGTCGGTTCGCGCTCCGGCGAAGGCTGGAGCACGCTCAGCAATTTGTTGCGTTATCAGCGTCGCGTACAACGCTCGCCGGGCAAAGAAGAGTACACGATGGTCGGCACGCAGTGGGACGCCGAATCCACCGATGTGAAAGAAATCCTCCGCCAGATCCTGTTCTACGACGCCGCCGGCGGTAGCGAGTACTCGCACTCCTGGAACGGCGCATTGCGACAACTCGACCTCAGCGCCCGTCGCGACTTGGGCCAGGCAATGCTCGTCGGCTTCGTCGCCGAACCGCTCGCCAAAGATGCGCCGGGCGCGGTGCTTCATCACAACGGCCAACCACTCCGCGGCGAAGATGAGCGCCGCTGGGTCGTGGTCAGAACTCTGTTGCCTGTCAGTCCCATTGCACCGGTCGCGCCAGCCGCCGCCAGCACTTCTCCCGACTCTAGCCCCGCGCCCAGTCCATGATCGAGACCCGCGACCTCACGAAAACCTACGGCGAGATCCACGCGCTCAAGCATTTCGACTTGAAGCTCGATCGCGGCGACGTGTTCGGCTTCATCGGCCCCAACGGCGCCGGCAAGACGACCACGATGCGCATCCTCGCCACGCTGCTCAATCCCACCTGGGGCGAGGCGTACGTCTGCGGGTATTCGATCTACACGAAGCCGAAGGAAATCCGACGGCTGATCGGCTACATGCCGGACTTCTACGGCGTGTACGACGATATGAAGGTGATCGAATACCTGGAGTTCTTCGCCGCGGCTTATCGTATCGACGGGCCCGCGCGACGCAAGAAATGCGAAGACGTGCTCGCGCTCGTCGATCTCGGCTATAAGCGCGACGAGTTGGTTACCAGCCTGTCGCGCGGCATGAACCAGCGCCTCGGCTTGGCCCGGGTGTTATTGCATGATCCGCAGGTGTTGCTGCTGGACGAACCGGCCAGCGGCCTCGATCCCCGCGCCCGCATCGAGATTCGCACGCTGCTCAAGGAACTGCGCAATCTTGGCAAAACAATCATGGTTTCCAGCCACATCCTGCCGGAACTGGCCGACATCTGCAACAAGATCGGCATCATCGAGCGCGGCGAATTGATCGTGAACGCCGACGTGGCCGACGTGATGCGCCAAGTACGGCGGCAGGTCGTGCTGCATATCCGCGTTCAGCAAAACCAAGAGTCCGCCGCAGCTTTGTTGCAGGCGCAAAGCTCCGTCGAAAAGATCGAGCTGCGCGACGGCACGATCATCACCACGTTGCGCCCCGAGCAGCGCGACTACAGCGATCTCGCCACGTTGCTCGTCAACGCCGGCCACCGCGTCACGCAACTTAAGGAAGACGAGATTAACCTCGAAACCGCCTTCATGGAATTGACCAAAGGCATCACGTCGTAGCGACGTAGGGCGGGCCGGCGTCAATTGAGAAATCGTCGCCTCGAACCCATCGCGGCAAATCGTCAACGCATTCCCAAACAAAACGAGGCCCGCCACTTGATTGCCTCTGCGATACCGATACTACTTTGGTGCAAGCTTGGCGCACAGCAATGCGTTCCAGACTTCGTAGCCGGCTGCGTTGATGTGAAGCTTGTCGTCTTCGAACAAGTCCTCACGCGGTAGTCCGTCGTCGCCCAGGAGAGGCGAAGCGAGGTCGACGAATCTCAGGAAGTCAGCGCCTTCAGCTTGCGCCGCGACCAATCGATTCGCCTCGCGTTGCACGTCGATCAACTCCCAACGTGCGCGGCTCGGCTTGATCGCTAAAAACAATAAGCGAGCTTCCGGCAGACCTTCATGAATCTTCGCGGCCAGCCGCGCGAAGTCCTTCGCCACTTGCTCCGCGGATTTTCCATTGGCGATATCGTTGTCGCCGGCGTAGAAGACAATCGTCCGCGGACGATATGGCAAGATGATGCGATCCGCGAAGTGCAGCGAATCCGCCACTTCGGAACCGCCGAACCCGCGGTTGATCGCTTTGAGTTCGGGAAACGCCTCCTCGAGGTTCCAGCGCACGATGCTCGAACTGCCGACGAACAAGACGCCGCCCGGCGCCGGCATTTCCTTTTGATCCTGCGCTTCGAACCGCTGGATGTCTTCTTCCCAGCGCTGCGGATCGAGCGGTTCGGCGGACGAAGCGCGCCGCCCGGTAATTCCAACGCATGCCAGGCAACTCAGCGCGCAGAACAACAGGCGACGGCGATGCATCTTTGATCCTCCAGGCATATGGACGAATCGGCTAGCGCGGCTTGCGCCGAGCCGCCTCTTCGCGTTGACGGCGACGGCGCTCGAGCAATTCGCCGGCGATGATGGGAATCGCCACCAGGCCCAGCGAGGCTTGCGTCGGCTCGTCATTCTCCTGGACGATCTGCTCTGCGGCAATTGCCTCGGCGGTCTCTTCGTCCAACCACGTTGAAATCACCGTGTCAGCGACATCGATTGCCGGCAATTCCACCGGAGACTCATCGCCCCAATTGTCGAACGATTCGTCCGCCACCGGCGGCGTCGCCAGGGGCTCGCGAATGACCCCGGGCTGATGGCGTTCAAAGTTGATATTCCGCACCGGTTGCGGATCGCGTACTGCGGGCTTACCGCTGGTCGGCTGTTCGTTGTTTTCCTCGACCGGCGGCTTGAACAGGCGTTGTTCATTCGGCGACGCGCCGTCCTGCTCATTGCGCCGACGTTGGTTCGGATCGTTCGGA
It includes:
- a CDS encoding SGNH/GDSL hydrolase family protein; the encoded protein is MHRRRLLFCALSCLACVGITGRRASSAEPLDPQRWEEDIQRFEAQDQKEMPAPGGVLFVGSSSIVRWNLEEAFPELKAINRGFGGSEVADSLHFADRIILPYRPRTIVFYAGDNDIANGKSAEQVAKDFARLAAKIHEGLPEARLLFLAIKPSRARWELIDVQREANRLVAAQAEGADFLRFVDLASPLLGDDGLPREDLFEDDKLHINAAGYEVWNALLCAKLAPK